Proteins found in one Zea mays cultivar B73 chromosome 1, Zm-B73-REFERENCE-NAM-5.0, whole genome shotgun sequence genomic segment:
- the LOC542420 gene encoding calmodulin gives MADQLTDDQIAEFKEAFSLFDKDGDGCITTKELGTVMRSLGQNPTEAELQDMINEVDADGNGTIDFPEFLNLMARKMKDTDSEEELKEAFRVFDKDQNGFISAAELRHVMTNLGEKLTDEEVDEMIREADVDGDGQINYEEFVKVMMAK, from the exons ATGGCGGACCAGCTCACCGACGACCAGATCGCCGAGTTCAAGGAGGCCTTCAGCCTCTTCGACAAGGACGGCGACG gttgcATCACAACCAAGGAGCTCGGAACTGTCATGCGATCACTGGGTCAGAACCCAACCGAGGCTGAGCTCCAGGACATGATCAACGAGGTCGATGCGGACGGCAACGGCACCATCGACTTCCCGGAGTTCCTCAACCTCATGGCCCGCAAGATGAAGGACACCGACTCCGAGGAGGAGCTCAAGGAGGCGTTCAGGGTGTTCGACAAGGACCAGAACGGCTTCATCTCTGCGGCGGAGCTCCGCCACGTGATGACCAACCTCGGCGAGAAGCTGACCGACGAGGAGGTCGATGAGATGATCCGCGAGGCCGACGTCGATGGTGATGGCCAGATCAACTACGAGGAGTTCGTCAAGGTCATGATGGCCAAGTGA